From a region of the Vibrio ostreae genome:
- the sstT gene encoding serine/threonine transporter SstT, which produces MQSNNIFARFARGNLVLQILAGIILGILLALVAPESAQNAGLLGSLFVGALKAVAPILVFILVAASIANQKKNQHTFMRPIVILYLLGTFAAALTAVLLSFLFPTTLTLVAGAEGATPPQGIAEVLHTLLFKLVDNPVNALMSANYIGILAWAIGLGLALHHASATTKAVFEDLSHGVSQIVRFIIRLAPFGIFGLVSSTFATTGFSALAGYAQLLAVLLGAMLIIALLVNPLIVYIKTGTNPYPLVLQCLRESGVTAFFTRSSAANIPVNMALCERLKLDEDTYSVSIPLGATINMGGAAITITVLTLAAVHTLGIQIDLMTALLLSVVAAISACGASGVAGGSLLLIPLACGLFGIPNEVAMQVVGVGFIIGVIQDSAETALNSSTDVVFTAAVCHSEHKPAA; this is translated from the coding sequence ATGCAAAGCAACAATATTTTTGCCCGTTTTGCGCGCGGTAACCTGGTGCTGCAAATCCTGGCAGGTATCATCCTTGGTATCCTGCTGGCACTCGTCGCACCGGAATCTGCACAAAACGCGGGTTTACTCGGAAGCCTTTTTGTAGGTGCACTCAAAGCCGTTGCACCAATTCTGGTGTTTATTCTGGTTGCCGCGTCTATCGCCAACCAAAAGAAAAACCAGCATACCTTTATGCGCCCGATCGTCATTCTATACCTTTTGGGAACCTTTGCCGCAGCGCTGACCGCTGTATTACTAAGCTTCCTGTTCCCGACCACTTTGACGCTGGTTGCTGGTGCTGAAGGGGCAACGCCACCACAAGGCATTGCTGAAGTTTTGCATACTCTGCTATTCAAACTGGTCGACAACCCGGTAAATGCCCTGATGTCTGCTAACTACATCGGTATTCTGGCCTGGGCTATCGGCCTTGGTCTGGCGCTGCACCATGCTTCTGCAACCACCAAAGCGGTATTTGAAGATCTGAGCCACGGCGTCTCTCAAATCGTGCGTTTCATTATTCGTCTCGCGCCATTTGGTATTTTTGGCCTGGTTTCTTCGACCTTCGCGACCACAGGTTTCAGCGCGCTGGCTGGCTACGCGCAACTGCTGGCGGTTCTGCTTGGCGCAATGCTGATCATTGCCCTGCTCGTAAACCCGCTGATTGTTTACATCAAAACAGGCACCAATCCATACCCGTTGGTTCTGCAGTGTCTGCGTGAGAGCGGTGTAACTGCGTTCTTCACCCGTTCAAGTGCAGCCAACATTCCGGTCAACATGGCGCTGTGTGAACGCCTGAAACTGGACGAAGACACCTACTCTGTATCGATTCCTCTGGGTGCAACCATCAACATGGGCGGCGCAGCGATCACGATTACCGTTCTGACTCTGGCTGCAGTGCATACTCTGGGTATTCAAATCGACCTGATGACAGCGCTGCTGCTAAGCGTGGTTGCGGCAATTTCTGCCTGCGGCGCATCAGGTGTTGCAGGTGGTTCACTGCTGCTGATCCCACTGGCTTGTGGTCTGTTTGGTATCCCGAATGAAGTTGCGATGCAGGTTGTCGGTGTCGGTTTCATTATCGGCGTGATTCAGGACTCAGCAGAGACTGCACTAAACAGTTCGACGGACGTTGTGTTTACCGCAGCAGTATGTCACTCAGAACATAAACCGGCTGCTTAA
- a CDS encoding tetratricopeptide repeat protein, translating to MNTIGIAIGATGLSLILIFVWMISLSVRKKRLEAEKKAREEAYRKALERQRDLERKERLQKAESGHVPTMLFLAKEAERSNLREALFWYEKAAQSDSIPGMYGIVRLCQRMRDDVILKEKAKFWQNYLRGVEGDNTAKYEAGRALFHGRGVETDVTKGIAIIQEAAEQHYIDAMLFMGEWCVSHDNIAPAPGDSTYWYSKAASLHSLEGMMKLGMNYIKGVGVSSDFAKGIYWLERACEKGHAEAMYHCGQAWIERGAHGKANAYIWLFLSVLFGYEPAKALRDQVGSQIGVDSVVGLQSLAKPLQKKIASGTVRKHSIIRALNKLYKRGVPIPDVADPSEDTQEPGLHRDEFGVDGELLQPTQLPADQTETKPSPAVNFSHTPMDRY from the coding sequence ATGAATACCATAGGGATCGCGATTGGCGCGACAGGCTTATCACTGATACTGATTTTTGTCTGGATGATTTCACTTTCGGTGCGTAAAAAGCGCCTGGAAGCTGAGAAAAAAGCGCGTGAAGAAGCGTATCGTAAAGCTCTGGAGCGTCAGCGAGATCTGGAGCGTAAAGAGCGCCTGCAAAAAGCAGAGTCCGGCCATGTACCGACCATGCTGTTTCTGGCCAAAGAAGCGGAACGCAGCAATTTGCGCGAAGCTCTGTTCTGGTATGAAAAAGCGGCCCAGAGCGACAGCATTCCCGGCATGTATGGCATCGTAAGATTATGCCAACGGATGCGTGACGATGTGATTTTAAAAGAAAAAGCCAAGTTCTGGCAGAATTATCTCCGTGGTGTGGAAGGTGACAACACCGCAAAGTATGAGGCAGGACGTGCACTGTTTCATGGTCGCGGTGTGGAGACAGATGTCACCAAAGGTATCGCTATCATTCAGGAAGCGGCTGAACAACACTATATCGACGCCATGTTGTTTATGGGCGAGTGGTGCGTGTCACACGATAATATAGCGCCAGCTCCGGGTGACTCGACTTACTGGTATTCTAAGGCAGCCAGCCTGCATAGCCTGGAAGGCATGATGAAACTGGGGATGAATTATATCAAAGGCGTCGGGGTAAGCAGTGATTTTGCCAAAGGTATTTACTGGCTTGAGCGGGCCTGTGAAAAAGGTCATGCTGAAGCCATGTATCATTGTGGTCAGGCTTGGATCGAACGTGGTGCTCACGGTAAAGCGAATGCCTACATCTGGTTGTTTCTGTCGGTATTATTCGGTTACGAACCTGCCAAGGCTCTGCGCGATCAGGTAGGCAGTCAGATAGGTGTGGATTCAGTGGTTGGTCTGCAGTCGCTGGCTAAGCCTTTGCAGAAGAAAATTGCCTCCGGTACGGTACGGAAACATTCCATTATCCGTGCGCTGAATAAACTGTATAAACGCGGTGTGCCGATACCCGATGTGGCGGATCCCAGTGAGGATACGCAAGAGCCCGGGCTGCACCGTGATGAGTTTGGCGTTGATGGCGAACTGCTCCAACCGACCCAGTTACCCGCGGATCAGACGGAAACGAAGCCGTCACCAGCAGTGAATTTTTCGCACACTCCGATGGACCGTTATTAG
- a CDS encoding MalM family protein, protein MRKWLTPILLGMVVTGCTSVDPVEMDSQGAQQVITQAEQISWTPLAVPVTTEFALTEKSQILLDGHSAGAIAGFKIPGNRGSLDMQIETFVSQDMQFYAPNVEVLNSKGESIYHADFAQFKYVPAKLLDNDKFVLDFNVIPDMSGQDLHVLIYTTAEDIKGSSTIMHPAKAFAIARHTQPPDIADPQAKHSSLGQFRLSVSANDIINRKIVNQNDNIPQGTELTGYYHTAIERSVEANDIPKALSLLDEAKALGIQGAQEVFVKAVNRKSAQ, encoded by the coding sequence ATGAGAAAATGGCTTACTCCCATATTGTTAGGGATGGTGGTGACCGGTTGTACATCCGTAGATCCTGTTGAAATGGATTCGCAGGGAGCGCAGCAAGTCATTACTCAGGCAGAACAGATCAGCTGGACTCCGCTCGCGGTGCCGGTGACGACTGAGTTTGCGCTCACCGAGAAAAGCCAGATTTTGCTGGATGGTCACAGTGCCGGCGCGATTGCGGGCTTTAAGATCCCGGGCAACCGCGGTAGCCTGGATATGCAGATCGAAACGTTTGTCAGCCAGGATATGCAGTTCTATGCACCAAATGTCGAGGTGCTGAACAGCAAGGGTGAGTCGATTTATCATGCAGATTTTGCCCAGTTTAAATATGTTCCGGCCAAGCTGCTCGACAACGACAAATTTGTTCTAGATTTCAACGTGATTCCTGACATGAGTGGTCAGGACTTGCACGTGCTGATTTACACCACTGCTGAGGATATCAAAGGCAGCAGTACCATCATGCATCCGGCCAAAGCGTTCGCGATTGCGCGTCATACTCAGCCGCCTGATATTGCCGACCCGCAAGCCAAGCACAGCTCATTAGGCCAATTTCGTTTGTCTGTGTCAGCTAACGATATCATCAATCGCAAGATTGTTAACCAGAACGACAATATACCACAGGGTACTGAGCTGACCGGGTATTACCACACCGCGATTGAGCGTTCGGTCGAAGCCAACGATATTCCAAAAGCATTGAGCTTACTCGATGAAGCCAAAGCACTGGGTATCCAGGGGGCTCAGGAAGTGTTTGTTAAAGCGGTGAATCGTAAATCGGCTCAGTGA